The following coding sequences are from one Triticum dicoccoides isolate Atlit2015 ecotype Zavitan chromosome 4A, WEW_v2.0, whole genome shotgun sequence window:
- the LOC119287338 gene encoding putative pentatricopeptide repeat-containing protein At1g03510 has translation MDSRHQRLATLTKALTAHVNAGRHREALAFFARMASDPALPPLADPSFAYALPLALKSAAALRLPSSSAAAPIHALARKCSGLLSNPFVASALVASYGTGSSAEAARRLFDELPGRTAVVWSAMISVYVRSGDVSAAARALGDMDVVPTVSCFNSVIAAVVESGEHPARAVELYRQMQGMGIKPSLITLLALVRVCTGLGALSSVREVHGFAVRHGMFVSCHLGSSLVEAYGRCGSLVGAQRVFELAEERDVVVWSSMVSAYAFHGHGDVAVSLFRRMELEKVRPDGIMFLGVLKACGHAGRADDALKYFDVLTKTYGVEACGDHYSCLVDVLGRAGRLHQAYDVIRTMPVRVTAKAWGALLAACRKYGEVGLAEVAARALFEIEPENAGNFISLANIYSGLGMHEEAERVRRDMEQQGLQSSPGSSWTIHRKSSELV, from the exons ATGGACTCCCGCCACCAGCGGCTGGCGACGCTGACCAAGGCCCTGACCGCGCACGTCAACGCCGGCCGCCACCGCGAAGcgctcgccttcttcgcccgcatgGCCTCCGACCCGGCGCTCCCGCCGCTCGCCGACCCGTCCTTCGCGTACGCCCTCCCGCTCGCGCTCAAGTCCGCCGCCGCGCtccgcctcccctcctcctccgccgccgcgcccatcCACGCCCTCGCGCGCAAGTGCAGCGGCCTCCTCAGCAACCCCTTCGTCGCCTCCGCACTCGTCGCCTCCTACGGCACCGGCTCCTCCGCCGAGGCCGCGCGCCGCCTGTTCGATGAATTGCCCGGCCGCACCGCCGTCGTCTGGAGCGCCATGATCTCCGTCTACGTCCGGTCGGGGGACGTCTCGGCGGCCGCGCGGGCTCTCGGCGATATGGATGTTGTGCCGACCGTCTCCTGCTTCAACTCGGTGATCGCGGCGGTGGTGGAGTCTGGGGAGCACCCTGCCCGGGCCGTCGAGCTCTACCGGCAGATGCAGGGGATGGGCATCAAGCCCTCGCTCATCACCCTGCTGGCGCTTGTCCGCGTGTGCACGGGGCTGGGCGCGCTGAGCTCGGTCAGGGAGGTGCACGGCTTCGCGGTGCGGCACGGCATGTTTGTGAGCTGCCATCTCGGCAGCTCCCTCGTCGAGGCGTACGGGCGGTGTGGCTCTTTGGTCGGCGCGCAGAGGGTTTTTGAACTggcggaggagcgcgacgtggttgTCTGGAGCTCCATGGTGTCGGCGTACGCGTTCCATGGCCATGGAGACGTTGCGGTGTCGCTTTTCAGGCGTATGGAGCTGGAGAAGGTCCGGCCTGATGGCATCATGTTCCTCGGCGTGTTGAAGGCCTGCGGCCATGCTGGTCGCGCAGATGACGCCTTGAAGTATTTCGATGTGTTAACCAAGACATATGGAGTGGAAGCATGCGGAGATCATTATTCGTGCTTGGTTGATGTCTTGGGACGGGCAGGGAGGTTGCATCAGGCCTATGATGTTATACGGACGATGCCGGTTAGAGTTACCGCAAAGGCCTGGGGTGCTCTCCTTGCTGCTTGCAGGAAGTATGGGGAGGTGGGGCTGGCAGAAGTTGCAGCGAGAGCGTTGTTTGAGATTGAACCAGAGAATGCAGGGAACTTTATTTCGCTTGCAAATATCTATTCGGGCTTGGGTATGCATGAGGAGGCAGAGCGGGTGAGAAGGGACATGGAGCAACAAGGCTTGCAGAGCTCACCTGGAAGCAGTTGGACGATACACCGCAAGTCAAG TGAACTTGTCTGA
- the LOC119287339 gene encoding uncharacterized protein At5g65660-like: protein MGMNMPQGLTPAPASMTIPMAHSSRPTLGFPLGTALLLLVIFSLSGIFSCCYHWDRLRSLLWSRHPGMLQEGPHTVISIGSAPSKAASEHKSEKAGKECGLPVIMPGDNIAKFYARPCPHEACLAAAAAEKGEVEVQVRCSVS from the exons ATGGGTATGAATATGCCACAAGGTCTCACGCCTGCTCCTGCATCCATGACCATCCCGATGGCGCATTCCTCACGGCCGACGTTGGGGTTCCCCCTCGGCACGGCGCTCCTGCTCCTCGTCATCTTCTCCCTCAGCGGCATCTTCTCGTGCTGCTATCACTGGGACAGGCTCCGCTCCCTCCTCTGGTCTCGGCATCCCGGCATGCTCCAGGAAGGCCCACACACCGTCATCTCAATTGGATCGGCGCCGAGCAAGGCTGCCTCCGAGCACAAG AGCGAGAAAGCAGGAAAGGAGTGCGGGTTGCCCGTGATCATGCCAGGGGATAACATCGCGAAGTTCTACGCGAGGCCCTGCCCGCACGAGGCGTGTTTAGCTGCAGCAGCAGCAGAGAAGGGCGAAGTCGAGGTGCAAGTCAGATGTTCAGTTTCGTGA